The sequence GCACGCATGTACGACAAAGGAAAGGGACAAGCTCACTTTCCTCTGCAGGTTTACTAAAAGGGAAAAGTCAACTAGTATTCCAAAACCATTGGGAACTAGCGAGCTGGTATAGGAAGCCGCTCCATTCCACTTATAAATAGAGTAGAATGCAGGATACATTCCACATTCAACAAACACACACATGATAACACAATCATGTTATATCATTTTCTTCGGTGGCGTAAAACGATCTCCTGATcgttaccttcggggaatcgccagcgAACTAAACTAAACTCATAATCACTCAATCCTCAATCTCTGTTACTTGTACATCCCCATATCAATACTGATCGCCGGTtattgtacaaacaattggcgccatccATGGGACTCATATCTTATTCATCTTGTTGAGCAAGAACCGACGTCATGGCGGACTCCAGTCACATACCTCCGGGTTTCACACCACCCAGAATCACACAAACCTCAGATTCAACACAGCTAAAGTTCTCAGCTATGGGGACCTTAACCAGGTCACCAGCCACTCCCGCTGTATTCGTCTCAACGAACCCTCATGGCTCGCATTTCGCAGAACCACCAGCATAACTTAGGCGAAAAGAGAAATCAGAAAGGAGGGATGACAAACATGGTAGGAAAGAGGACAAAGGGAGATTTCACCCTTACCGAAGAGAAACCGGAGCTGGGATCCTGGGGGCGCTGATAAAAACCTCCAAGGAAATCCTAGCAACAGAGAAAGCAGCCAACAAGTCCAAAGCCCCGGGAAAGATGTCCAACAGAGGGAGGAATAGAGACATGACCAAGTTCTGCGACTTCTACAACGATTTTGGGCACGATACAGATGAATGATTCAACCTCAAAACAGCCATTGAGGAGGCTATTAAGTCGGGCAAACTATCCCATCTCATAAAAGGGATCCGAGAACCAAAGAAAGGGAGGGTACAAGAAAAGAAAATGGAAGATACGAGGCAAGAAGCAGAAAATGTAATCCTGGCAATAGATTCACACCAACCTTATAAGAAAAGAGAAAGAGGTCGTATCATCAGAGAATGGAGTGAAGTATCATTTCCAGCCCTTGATACTATATGTCCTTCGGACCTACCGGTCACCATAAATGGAAGAATTTTTAGCAGAGAAGTCCGAAGGATATATCTCAATAGTGGAAGTGCTTGTGACGTAATGTACGGGCATTTCTTTGATCGACTAAGTCCCTTTATCAGAGCACGATTGGGTGCCTCAAGGATACCATTAGTAGGATTCTCCGAAGAAAGTTGTTGGCCCATTGGAGAAATTGATCTCGACTTCACGATAGGCGAACCACCATTAACAAGGACCGAAACCATTGATTTCGTGGTAGTCCGAGCAAACTCCCCACACAACATTTTGCTCGGGAGGGTAGCTATGAAAAAGATGGGTATAATTGTATCCACAGTACATCAAATAGTCAAGTTCCATACCCACGAAGGTATCGGAACCCTTGCTTCAACATATGACAGGGATAAGGTGATCTTAGCCATAAAAGAAACAATGAAAGAGCCAACCGAGTGCATCCTAGAAGCTTCGAAGGAAGATCCCCAAGTAGAAAAGATATCAGTAAATTCGATGTTTCCATATCAAGAGATCAGCATAGGTAAGAACTTACCATCATCCACCAAGCAAAAGCTTCGGAAGCTATTGCAAGACAATGTGGATGTATTCGCTTGGGAAAACAGCGACATGACCGGGATACCATGAACCATCAATATACAGGGGTCACCCTTTATAACGGAACATCGACTCAATGAGCACAAGCACCTCGAACCAGTGCATCAGAAGAAGAGAAACTTAGCACTTGAAAGAGATGAAGCGGCATGTAAGGAAGTAGAAGGTCTGCTAAAAGCAGGAATAATTCGCGAAGCTAAATATCCTTCGTGGGTCGCTAACCCTGTGATGGTAAAGAAATCAGATGGAGGGTGGAGAATGTGCGTCGATTTCACCAACATCAACAAGGCCTGCCCCAAAGATTGTTATCCCTGATggaatttcgtatgcccgagagacatattaaattaacgtggctaatatgttttgatccaagtcgggtcatacccaataacaagcttaccaaacccttattcgtatttgatcttagcgattggatcattgattaaatacgcgacacttgaactttaagaaaaatggttttcttaaatactacttgatgtgtacatgtatatatatatatgtataaattatggaataatttatataatatggatttaattatttataggttaaataattaataaatttatgttacattttatatagatgggttttatataatgatatgtacataaataaatatggaagtttataaaaattaaattttataaaatctaacttttataaaaattaacTTTTATAAACAAAGGGAGTAGTGGCATTGGAGTTGTAAGCAAGTGTGCTAGAttccttttcttggtcaattacataTCCCATTTCCCATATACATGCATGCTTGACTCTTTGAAAAGATACACTtgcaaatacacatcaaaataGAGAGCAAAAAACTGCACAAGACCTTCTTTCTTTTGCTGCCTGGCCGTGGCATTTTTGGGTGAAAGGGTGATCaaaatttggtttttgcaagctccaatcaagtgttaataaatcctaactaaagtacaaaggtttggagttaaaggcttggggtattacttgcttgaggcttcaagttagaagctccattttcatcatcttcatcatcaactttcTCACTTGAaaataaccctcaactagcttgaggaggtatatatatcttacttccttgttcttgtatgtaagcatatgtttcaagacttgatattaacatggaatttaactaaatggttaaacatataaacatgaacctaacttttgcttccgcttgctttaacactactacaaattggttttgtaattttGTTAACTAGAAGAACATGTTtcatgaacttgttaaattccatcaatggtatctagagccgaagtctatggattatgcttcgtatattgtctttaaacccactatatttgcattccatatacatgcatgaaaatggaatacaaaaattttcgggtttgggagggttggtgATGTAGGCCGAATTttggacacccaaaatgggttttgggttgctccattttggtcattttgttgatacattaatgttcacaatcaatgcctagaccttgtggttgtttggttggatgatttgtattattcattaagtttgtaataatttattcaaatttggtttgtaataattattcatttggttatgtaatttattttatatttggtatgtaaaatagattaggttgtatttttattttttttagacaaaatgtattaggatatattttgtaaaataatgaagatgatgaagacttgaagaacacatgaagaagcatttggatgcaagattaagtgggagatttaaaatctcctactttgtgttataaccccttcatcggtggcatttgttttcggctaaacaaatgtccaccaaaatggcttgattgtgaacatatgattttgcatgcgtggttgttatgtatgattatgtggattgtatgtttgtatgctacaagttaatcacacaagtcaacaactagaaaacgacaatttaattggttaaattagacatattaacgacatgcaaaacgtcaatttaaatggttaaattaaaaatggctaaaaggacattaataatcggttattaagagcatgataaggatcatacatataaaatggtttatatcaagtaattggctaattacaagacatgaaaatggtttttcataagtaccatacactaaatgcatgttggtgtatggcataaaagttttctcaaactagaataaacgaaaacttaaaatcccttttacaaacaagtataacaagtttaacgccatccttttgtgtgacacttaagcatgttagggaactcatgatgggataaaggtcacctaaccatcatgaacaaactaatatgattaaggtgaattttgcatgcttgtgggataaaggtcacctaaccacttgtatgttaagtttacacgtttacacaagtaggacgacttgatttgggaatcatgaacttagggtcaccgaagcatgaggaacaaataggcgttgatgggataaatatgccatgcaaaagaattgcatgatcccatacattagaagttgtaaaaggattgcaattgtcatataatgactacctagctaaatcaaataacgggataaaggtcacctaaccgaagtttggtttaccgttggattctaaaatttaatatatcaattggattaaaagggtattgaatgttaaattaaaaatcgatacttaaacgaactttgttaattttgtagatggccgccaataacaacaacaacattcaaaacgcaccacttaacatgaacaacctatcattaaggtctctcttagagaaagacaaactcaaccatacaaactttatggattggttccgcaatcttcgggttgtcctcaaacaagaggataaagcgtatgtacttgaggaccccattcccgatcaaccggatgagaatgatgtggaagcaatggcctcttacgataagtattgccacgactcaattcaagtctcatgcctaatgcttgggactatgattcctgaactccaaaaggatttcgagcatcatagtgcatacgacatgataacgcaattgaaggagatgttccttcaacaagcgcgtgtcgagcgtttcgagaccgttcgggcgctacatgcttgtcgtatggacgatacccaatcggtttcatcttatgtgcttaagatgaagagccttattgatcgtgctaaccgccttaacctaaacatatcaaatgagttagccaccgatcttatccttaactccctatcaaaaaggtttgatcaatttgtaattaattacaatatgaatgggatggataagagcataggtgagcttcacggtatgcttagaacggcggaaactagcatgggtaaaagggctttacccgtgttagcaatcgatcaaggtggatccaaaggtaacacctctaagccaaaggtggctaagagaaaaggacccgcctatcaaggcaaagggaaggggaagatggttaccccaaccatcaacaaggctaagaagcaaaaggtagccgagaagacaaacccaaggaagacccatgtttcggttgtggtgagatgggtcattggaaacgaaactgtccggtctatcttaaggagttgaaggacaagagggatgcagggcaaacctcaggtaatatatatatggtatatatagagcttagtattacttcttttaatacatgggtattagacactggatgtggaactcatatttgcaattctttgcaggggttcaaaagaagtgatcacaaggcgggaacatcaagtctctatatgggcaatggtgcaaaggtgcatgttaaagctcaaggagattttattttgaaacttccaagcggattggaacttaatttagaaaatgttttgtatgcacctgatttaacacgaaacattatttctgtttcccgtttaagacattgtggttttaatcttaattttattaatgatgatatccatgtctttttgaatgatatgttctattttaaggcctcgcctttgaatggtatttatgaattggttcatgatagcacatcattcgatagctcaatataccaagcaagcaccaagaagctcaaaatggatttgagtgattcctacttatggcattgtcgccttggtcacataaacaagaatcgaatgcatacacttcaaaagaatggccttttgaaatcaaatgaactggactcgtttgatgtgtgcgaatcttgtttacaaggcaaaatgactaaagcacctttcaaagggacctatgaaagggctaaagacttattaggattaatacattcggatgtatgtggaccttttaagcccatgactaggaatggtgaaagatacttcgttactttcattgatgacttcagtcgtttcggatatgtctacttattaagacacaaggacgaaacatttgaagcattcaaagaatatcaaaacgaagtacaaaatcaactcaataggataattaaggtacttcgtaccgatagaggaggtgaatacctaagcgatgccttccaagatcatcttaggagttgtgggattatctcacaacttactccacccggaacaccccaacttaatggagtttccgaaaggaggaaccgaaccctaatggatatggttcgatctatgatggcaagaagctcgttaccactatcattttggggttattgtctaagctccgcggttcgtattttaaatatggccccaaccaagaaagtggaacgaaatcctcatgagatatggtttggaaaacctccttctctatcatacttaaaggtatggggatgtgaagcttaccctaagcgttacgtccctaataagttgaatgctcgatccacgaagtgtatcttcataggatatcccaaggatgatatgggatactatttctacgatccatccgagcagaatgtatttgttgctcggaaggctgaattccttgaaactaagttccttatggaaggtaatagtgaaaggaagatagatcttgaagaggttcaagatcgagtagatgatacacaattggttgacactagcactcaatatgaaaatgttgagaatgatcacatgggtgatcaaagtatacaaaacgttcgtagatctggtaggatcagtaatcctcctgagagatatggatttctcgtggatggttgctatatggttgatttggatgaaccaacaaactaccaagatactttatcacggattgataaagataaatggcaggaagccatgaaagctgaaatgcaatccatgtatgacaaccaagtttgggaattggttatacaacctactagctccaagttagttgattgtaaatggattttcaagaagaaaaccgacatacatggaaacttagatacatataaagctagacttatagcaaaaggtttcactcaaactcaaggggttgattacgatgaaactttttcacctgtagcaatgctaaagtctatcaggatattatttgccattgctgcacattatgattatgagatatggcaaatggatgtcaaaactgccttcctaaatggatatcttgaggaagatttctatatggttcagcctgaaggttttgttgatccaaaacatcctgacaaagtatgtaagttaaagaagtcaatctacggactgaaacaagcttctagaatgtggaatcatcgttttaatgaggaagccaagaaatttggcttcattaaaaatggtgatgaagcttttgtatacaagaaagctagtgggagcacagtCATGTTCCTTgttctatatgtggatgatatattattatttggaaatgatattccacaaatgcaaggagttaagacttggctaagtagctgcttctccattaaggatattggagaagcaaaatacattttggggattgggatctacagggatagatccaagaaattgattggtttgaatcaaagtgcatacattgaaaaggtcttgaaaaggttcaagatggagaactctaagaaaggtttggtacctattcaaagaggaacacttctcagttcatctcagtgccctaccacaaaagatgaacaagagagaatgaagaatgtcccatacgcgtctgctattgggtcaatcatgtatgcaatgatatgtactagaccggatgtgtcatgcgctcttagcttgacaagtagataccagaataacccaggaaatagtcattggattgctgttaaaagtatattgaaataccttagaaggactaaggatatgtttcttatatacgggtctggtgaggaggaactcgctgtaaaaggttacgtggacgcgagcttccaaactgatcgagatgactctcgatcacaatccggttatgtctttacattaaatggaggtgcggtctcttggaagagttcaaagcaagatgttgttgcattatccactacagaatcggagtacattgccgcctcattggcagctcaggaagctgcatggataaagaaattcatcgacgacttaggagtggtccctaccattcaagaccctcttgagatcttttgtgacaacgaaggtacgattgctcaaatcaaggaacctcgtgctcaccaaaagacccgtcacattgagcggagattcaactacattagggatgaagttgaaaagggaaagatatgtattcgcaaagttcacacagatcataacatagcggatccactcacgaaactcttatatggagcaaaacatgaaggacatgtttgtgcattagggcttcgatattctagtgattggtcatgatctgttttaagtattgtaacggaacgaagtggttcaaacccattaatataattatggtattaatttattttgagttatgttcctattttgcatattttatccatgaataagtaattattctaaattccgtagttgatcacatttgtgggagcaagtgtgaggtttaaactattatgaacttggattgataaacattcacggactgaatgtggggcaaggttgctaccaaggttcatagatatttaagggatacaaatattggaagacccgctctcaagatttactgaatggagccttcgtggttgatcacatgtaatcttgagtaaaggcgaatatcattgtatcctctgacctgagatacatattgggttcggatatttaccaagtattgtaccttgattctttccttcgctattctgaaatatggtagttcataaggaagagctcagatataatgcaaggtatatgtttaggacgtatgtagtcaagatggaatttgtccctcttattcgttgagagtcatatgtctaaggcctgataaagttaaatctaaaggagagtgatcattctatatctcttagatttaacatgacatctaggacgaaaggaaatgatgaaagattcacctattcatattcgagatggaactcgaaaaggatgatgttattgaatggcacaaagtcataacatattggggtgatggacggtcgttaggtggtatccatcacttgcgttaatttcttatatttctcgtgcaagtgggagattgatggaatttcgtatgcccgagagacatattaaattaacgtggctaatatgttttgatccaagtcgggtcatacccaataacaagcttaccaaacccttattcgtatttgatcttagcgattggatcattgattaaatacgcgacacttgaactttaagaaaaatggttttcttaaatactacttgatgtgtacatgtatatatatatatgtataaattatggaataatttatataatatggatttaattatttataggttaaataattaataaatttatgttacattttatatagatgggttttatataatgatatgtacataaataaatatggaagtttataaaaattaaattttataaaatctaacttttataaaaattaacTTTTATAAACAAAGGGAGTAGTGGCATTGGAGTTGTAAGCAAGTGTGCTAGAttccttttcttggtcaattacataTCCCATTTCCCATATACATGCATGCTTGACTCTTTGAAAAGATACACTtgcaaatacacatcaaaataGAGAGCAAAAAACTGCACAAGACCTTCTTTCTTTTGCTGCCTGGCCGTGGCATTTTTTGGGTGAAAGGGTGATCaaaatttggtttttgcaagctccaatcaagtgttaataaatcctaactaaagtacaaaggtttggagttaaaggcttggggtattacttgcttgaggcttcaagttagaagctccattttcatcatcttcatcatcaactttcTCACTTGAaaataaccctcaactagcttgaggaggtatatatatcttacttccttgttcttgtatgtaagcatatgtttcaagacttgatattaacatggaatttaactaaatggttaaacatataaacatgaacctaacttttgcttccgcttgctttaacactactacaaattggttttgtaattttGTTAACTAGAAGAACATGTTtcatgaacttgttaaattccatcaatcccTTACCCGAAATTGATCGGAAAGTCGAATCCCTCAACGGGTATCGATACAAGAGCTTCTTGGATGCTTACAAAGGGTGTCATCAAATTAAAACGGCTAAGGAGGACGAAGAAAAAACATCCTTCTTCACCAGCAAGGGAATTTATTGCTACCAAAAGATGCCCTTTGGACTAAAAAACGCAGGAGCAACTTATCAAAGGCTTGTCGACAAAGCCTTTCAGAACCAACTAGGGAGAAATCTGGAAGCCTCTGTGGATGACATGGTAATCAAAAGCGAAAAGAAGAAAATTTAATAGAAGACATCCAGGAAACTTTCGACAAGCTTCGGGCAATAAACATGAAATTAAACCCAAAGAAATGTTCTTTTGGAGTTGAAGAAGGGAAATTTCTTGGGTATTATATCACCAGAAAGGGAATCCAGGCGAATCAATAAAAGGTAGATAGACTCAAACAACTCCAAACCCCCGCAACCATAAAAGATATGCAGAGTTTGAACGGGAAATTGGCATCACTTAGCAGGTTCGTATCAAAGGGAGCAGAAAAACAACTACCcttcttcagaatcttgaaaggatGCTTGGGAAAAAAGAAAATTGTCTGGAACGAAGAGGCTGAGAAGGCATTCGTCGAAATGAAGGAGTACATTGCCAAACTCCCTACCTTGACTTCACCCGAAGAAGGAGAAACACTTTTCATATACTTGGCTGCTTCGAAAGAGTGCATTAGCACAGTCTTGGTCACTGAACGAGAAAAAGTGCAAGTACCGATATACTTTGTTAGTCGAGTACTTCAAGGAGCAGAGCTGAATTACCCAGAACTTGAGAAGcttactgatgatgtagcgtgagggtacgaaatagtattatttttaatacaaaatactacaaaatatgacacaagttttattaatttacggatgggatatacctaaaccttgctacaacactataggcagtgtacctaatcgtagagtagtgtagtttttagtaagtccggttcgttccacagggagctggtgatacttactatatttttaactatatttatataaaatatatataattatataagtagtaatattattattataaaggggggtttttaccgtttaatgaccggtttgtcgattttaagactttagtcgcagttaaaacctaatgtaaaatattaaataaataaaagacttaatttaaagcgtaaagtaaataacgataatgaaattgcgaataataaaagtgcgataaaataaaattgcgataattaaaaagtacgataattaaaagtgcaattaaataacaataaataaaagtgcgataattagaagtgcaattaaatataaaataaaggaaattaaatatgaaataaaagaattatgcttatttaaacttccgtaatcatgatgtttgacgtgttgattttagttttatgcccatgggttaattgtcctttgtcctggattatttaatctgtccgtctggtttttgtccataacagtccatcagtcataaatataaagtgcgagtgtcctcgtcaaattattattatacccgaagttaaatattccaactaattggggattcgaattgtaacaaggttttaatactttgtttaatgaatacaccaggttatcgactgcgtgtaaaccaaggttttactactttgttaacaattacaccaattacccttgaatgtaatttcacccctgttttaattattctagtggctattaatccattcccgtgtccggttaaatgaacgattattcgtacatataaataccccgcccatcgtgtccgattgagtgtatatggtaatttatagggacgcccaattgtaaatctttatattaacattaacaaactttcatttagttaaacaaatataaagcccattaatagtccatagtctaatttccacaagtgtcgttcttttgtccaaaccccaattaaggtacaaagcccaataaccccgtctttaatatttagtccaacatcatgattactttggctcaaataagcataataataacttaagtacgagacattaatttaaaaagaagagcatagcttacattgattatttatcgcgtagtgttacacggacagagctccgactttaaaacccgtaaaataacctttacataacccgaactaatctaatataaaactacactatactatatatattatatatatttatttattacagagtattattattattatgtgtgtggtgtctgtaaaaacgaacgaaaactggcaaatttatagaccagg comes from Rutidosis leptorrhynchoides isolate AG116_Rl617_1_P2 chromosome 4, CSIRO_AGI_Rlap_v1, whole genome shotgun sequence and encodes:
- the LOC139841856 gene encoding uncharacterized protein, with product MEDTRQEAENVILAIDSHQPYKKRERGRIIREWSEVSFPALDTICPSDLPVTINGRIFSREVRRIYLNSGSACDVMYGHFFDRLSPFIRARLGASRIPLVGFSEESCWPIGEIDLDFTIGEPPLTRTETIDFVVVRANSPHNILLGRVAMKKMGIIVSTVHQIVKFHTHEGIGTLASTYDRDKVILAIKETMKEPTECILEASKEDPQVEKISVNSMFPYQEISIGKNLPSSTKQKLRKLLQDNVDGSPFITEHRLNEHKHLEPVHQKKRNLALERDEAACKEVEGLLKAGIIREAKYPSWVANPVMVKKSDGGWRMCVDFTNINKACPKDCYP
- the LOC139841857 gene encoding uncharacterized protein is translated as MQSLNGKLASLSRFVSKGAEKQLPFFRILKGCLGKKKIVWNEEAEKAFVEMKEYIAKLPTLTSPEEGETLFIYLAASKECISTVLVTEREKVQVPIYFVSRVLQGAELNYPELEKLTDDVA